One stretch of Lacimicrobium alkaliphilum DNA includes these proteins:
- a CDS encoding TolC family protein, whose protein sequence is MKSVYFAIAGLWGVLLLPHTAIANELTLRDALQKTLQGHPELQQYPYQQRMAEAEKLQASLRPNPVIGFELENLAGSGRNQGVQSAQATLSFSQLIELGGKREQRIEFASAKQRQLEAEFAYAKTEVLAETASRFYRLVQLQALAHWNQQQQQRLSNALNIASTRVKSGAVAPSEITRISLQKKRTEADFNAISGQLTEARARLSGMWASAPEFESVRGTFARDITLPTVAKVEAAVNQAPELLRLADSEQLLAAKAQALSSAATADLTLGMGVRYNNEFEDAGLILKASMPLQLSDPNAGLMQSNRAERDMLVGLQHSVREQLRVRTRAVMAQLQRHEQYLQSIQDTLLPLAQQLETEIQAGYARGAYNLLQVLDAQNELAQLEAEQINRRYAIYHALLELERLTGQAFLGSSK, encoded by the coding sequence ATGAAATCAGTTTATTTCGCGATTGCTGGCCTGTGGGGGGTATTATTGCTCCCCCATACAGCGATCGCCAATGAGTTGACCTTGCGCGATGCGTTACAAAAAACCCTGCAGGGTCACCCTGAATTGCAACAATACCCTTATCAACAAAGAATGGCTGAGGCTGAAAAGCTGCAGGCATCGCTCAGGCCTAATCCGGTAATAGGTTTTGAGCTGGAAAATCTGGCCGGTAGTGGCCGCAATCAGGGAGTTCAAAGTGCACAGGCCACGCTGTCTTTTAGCCAGTTAATTGAACTGGGCGGCAAGCGTGAGCAACGTATTGAGTTTGCCTCGGCTAAACAGCGCCAGCTTGAAGCCGAATTTGCCTACGCTAAAACAGAAGTGCTGGCAGAAACCGCCAGCCGTTTTTACCGCCTGGTTCAGTTGCAGGCGCTTGCGCACTGGAATCAGCAGCAACAACAGCGTCTCAGTAATGCCCTGAATATCGCCAGCACAAGGGTCAAATCCGGCGCTGTTGCGCCTTCTGAGATCACCAGGATAAGCCTGCAGAAAAAACGTACTGAAGCTGATTTTAACGCTATCAGCGGGCAGTTAACCGAGGCCAGAGCAAGGCTCAGTGGTATGTGGGCATCGGCGCCCGAATTTGAGTCTGTGCGTGGCACCTTTGCCAGGGATATCACTCTGCCGACTGTGGCAAAAGTAGAGGCTGCGGTGAATCAGGCGCCTGAGCTGCTGCGCCTGGCAGATTCTGAGCAACTGTTGGCAGCGAAAGCTCAAGCCTTGAGTAGTGCGGCGACGGCAGATTTAACCCTGGGTATGGGGGTGCGCTATAACAACGAGTTTGAAGATGCAGGCCTGATACTTAAGGCGTCAATGCCGCTGCAACTCTCTGACCCCAATGCCGGACTGATGCAGTCCAATCGTGCCGAGCGTGACATGCTTGTGGGGTTGCAGCATTCTGTGCGCGAGCAGTTGCGTGTGCGTACCCGAGCTGTCATGGCACAATTGCAACGACATGAGCAGTATCTGCAAAGCATTCAGGACACCCTGTTACCACTGGCTCAGCAACTGGAAACGGAAATTCAGGCCGGTTATGCCAGAGGAGCTTACAACCTGTTGCAGGTGCTGGACGCGCAAAACGAGCTGGCACAGCTGGAAGCCGAACAAATTAATCGTCGCTATGCCATTTATCATGCGCTCCTTGAACTGGAGCGACTCACCGGACAAGCCTTTTTGGGATCTTCAAAATGA
- a CDS encoding APC family permease — MTQDKNRTSRYAEGSLTLSGTVMLGTGVMIGAGIFALTGQMAQMVGGLFPLAFLAAAVIVAFSAYSYIKISNAFPSAGGIGMYLYKAYGERLPTAFNALLMYFSMVIAQSFLARTFGSYTMQLFGGDESGNMVPVLGVALILTAFIVNLLGNKLIQRTAGFLGMFKIAGILVFGLVGIWLADSLAVDFITQKASGGPENFLAATALGILAFKGFTTITNSGSEVIEPHRNVGRAIIISIAVCVVIYTLVGLAVASNLSVSEIIRTRDYSLAAAARPALGEWGVWSTVIIAMLATAGGMLASIFAVSRMLAMLTEMKLVPHSHFGMPGSIQKHTLVYTVVLGLVLTAFFDLSRIAALGIVFYLIMDMAIHWGLLRYLQDEVKVKRWIPMTAIILDLAALGGFVWVKLNTDPLVIGVALIGMLLIALGEWLFLRSSFRKGAQDERAEHHQH; from the coding sequence ATGACACAGGATAAAAATCGCACATCCCGCTACGCTGAGGGAAGCCTGACGTTGTCCGGAACGGTCATGTTAGGTACAGGGGTGATGATTGGTGCAGGCATTTTCGCCCTGACCGGCCAGATGGCCCAAATGGTGGGAGGCCTGTTTCCTCTGGCGTTCCTGGCTGCCGCCGTGATCGTTGCCTTCAGCGCTTATTCTTACATCAAAATTTCTAATGCCTTCCCATCTGCTGGCGGTATTGGTATGTATTTGTACAAGGCATATGGTGAGCGCTTGCCGACAGCATTCAATGCGCTGTTGATGTATTTCTCTATGGTGATTGCGCAGAGCTTTCTGGCCCGTACGTTCGGCTCTTACACCATGCAGTTATTTGGTGGCGATGAGTCCGGGAACATGGTTCCGGTACTCGGTGTGGCGCTGATACTGACGGCTTTTATTGTTAACTTGCTGGGGAACAAACTGATTCAGAGAACGGCCGGTTTTCTGGGCATGTTCAAGATTGCTGGTATTCTGGTTTTTGGTCTGGTCGGTATCTGGCTGGCTGACAGCCTGGCAGTGGATTTTATCACTCAAAAAGCCAGTGGTGGGCCGGAGAATTTTCTGGCGGCAACGGCACTGGGGATTCTGGCATTTAAGGGGTTTACCACCATCACAAATAGCGGTTCAGAGGTGATTGAGCCGCATCGCAATGTCGGAAGAGCGATTATTATTTCTATCGCTGTTTGTGTTGTCATCTACACGCTGGTGGGTTTGGCTGTAGCCAGTAACCTGTCTGTGAGTGAAATAATCCGTACCCGTGATTATTCGTTGGCAGCGGCTGCCCGACCTGCACTCGGAGAGTGGGGAGTCTGGTCTACGGTCATCATTGCTATGCTGGCAACCGCAGGGGGGATGCTCGCCAGTATTTTTGCTGTCTCCAGAATGCTGGCGATGCTGACTGAAATGAAACTGGTGCCCCATAGCCACTTCGGTATGCCTGGCAGCATTCAGAAACATACGCTGGTTTACACCGTTGTACTGGGGCTGGTATTGACTGCGTTTTTTGATCTTTCCCGCATAGCGGCGTTGGGTATCGTGTTTTATCTGATCATGGATATGGCTATTCACTGGGGATTATTACGTTATCTGCAAGACGAAGTGAAAGTGAAACGCTGGATACCGATGACAGCCATTATCCTCGATCTGGCAGCATTAGGAGGATTTGTCTGGGTTAAGCTGAATACGGATCCACTGGTGATTGGTGTCGCCCTGATCGGGATGTTGCTGATTGCCCTTGGGGAGTGGCTTTTTCTGCGCTCCAGCTTTAGAAAGGGCGCTCAAGATGAGCGTGCAGAGCATCATCAGCACTGA
- a CDS encoding methyltransferase family protein: MHGDSAYGLWTLVILNSAIFIFFAFSFTKPQSKTDWRSLGAFSAFIVALFTEMYGFPLTIYFLSGWLADNYPGVDFLSHDSGHLLHTILGFEGNPHFDPLHLASNILIVLGFFLLASAWHVLHSAQQTRSMAKTGWYARCRHPQYVAFIMIMFGFLLQWPTIPTLVMFPVLVIVYVRLARREENNALKEFGDEYRRYMEVTPAWIPKMSINTDKTTS, from the coding sequence ATGCACGGTGACTCGGCTTATGGTCTGTGGACCCTTGTGATTCTTAACTCAGCGATATTTATTTTCTTTGCTTTTAGTTTTACCAAACCGCAAAGCAAAACTGACTGGCGCAGTCTCGGGGCGTTTTCGGCGTTTATCGTGGCGCTGTTTACCGAGATGTATGGTTTTCCGCTGACCATTTATTTTCTCTCCGGCTGGCTGGCAGACAACTATCCGGGAGTGGATTTTCTTTCTCATGACAGTGGTCATTTGCTACACACTATTTTAGGTTTTGAAGGCAATCCGCACTTTGATCCTCTTCATCTTGCCAGCAACATCTTAATTGTACTGGGGTTTTTCCTGCTTGCTTCGGCCTGGCACGTACTGCACAGCGCGCAGCAAACCCGCTCTATGGCAAAAACGGGATGGTATGCCCGCTGTCGTCATCCACAATATGTTGCCTTTATCATGATTATGTTTGGTTTTTTGTTGCAGTGGCCGACGATTCCGACACTGGTTATGTTTCCGGTTCTGGTAATCGTTTACGTAAGACTGGCCAGGCGTGAGGAGAACAACGCACTTAAAGAATTCGGCGATGAATATCGTCGCTATATGGAAGTGACGCCCGCGTGGATCCCCAAAATGTCAATAAATACAGATAAGACAACGAGTTAA
- a CDS encoding DUF2933 domain-containing protein yields MKHKPQSFWLTPKGIASLGLIGAVSYFLLVEHRQHLFEFLPFLILLACPVMHIFMHRGRGHQHSGEHHHDDAAESFGQQTDKNKAYRDGYLEGLKTARDERKKKESDDAR; encoded by the coding sequence ATGAAACATAAACCTCAGTCGTTCTGGCTTACCCCAAAGGGGATTGCTTCATTGGGCCTGATTGGCGCGGTAAGCTACTTTCTGCTGGTGGAGCACCGACAACACCTGTTTGAATTCCTGCCTTTCCTGATCCTGCTGGCCTGTCCTGTGATGCATATCTTTATGCACCGAGGGCGCGGACATCAGCACTCTGGTGAACATCATCACGACGATGCCGCCGAATCATTCGGTCAGCAGACGGACAAAAACAAGGCGTACCGTGACGGCTATCTTGAAGGCCTGAAAACTGCGCGGGATGAACGCAAAAAGAAGGAGAGTGACGATGCACGGTGA
- a CDS encoding heavy metal translocating P-type ATPase, which produces MKRVSTQQGADRKGNGSPNHHVARLIVPGMGSNHCAGLVRTSIARLDGIVDIQANIANHAVEVTYEGANTDVERIRQAVESAGYDVISAQLSGEAQASQILLMVPGMGSDHCAGLIKTSLERLSGITQIQTNIANHQVTVSFDLKTLDAETIKRTVENAGYEVASVDNRLVGDHKTSDEAEERYLTQAWRRLWFAAIPTTVIMLLMIPHMFWFPIPGYLAIVAVLAFPVVFLKGGKATHRSAWRSLKNRTANMDVLISLGSMPPYLIGLIGFIYPMTSFIEMASTIMTFHMLGRYLETRAKGRASQAIKRLIKMGAKTAIVLRDAQEIEVPIDQLAIGDVMIIKPGAKVPTDGEVIEGYSHLDESIATGESVPVEKGPGAMVLGATMNKEGLLKVRATKIGADTFLSQVIRLVEQAQGSKVPIQEFADKVTSTFVPAVIIISLLSFLGWLVFADTLRPVLEWGANVLPWVDPTLTPLIAALLAAVAVLVIACPCALGLATPTAIMVGSGMGAERGVLIRSGEAIQTLKDIKVVVLDKTGTITAGKPSLTDVIPAPGFTKEELLAATAAVEGGSEHPLAQAIVQGAKDQKLAIPELKDFRSITARGVEGVVDGRLVHVGSRRLLDEQGVSLGELDDRLKSLEVQGKTAMLVAIDKQPAGVVAVADTIKEDSKAAIKAMHDLNIHVVMVTGDNERTAKHVADLVGIDEVLANVLPEGKVDAVKKLQTKYGESVAMVGDGINDAPALKQANVGIAIGAGADVAIEAADVTLVQGQLTKLIEAILLSRATFRKIVQNLFWAWFYNLAAIPIAALGLLHPMVGVVAMTISSLSVIGNSILLKRAKLRAY; this is translated from the coding sequence ATGAAGAGGGTATCAACACAGCAAGGGGCTGACCGCAAGGGTAATGGGAGTCCGAATCATCATGTGGCCAGGCTGATTGTCCCCGGCATGGGAAGCAACCATTGTGCGGGTCTGGTCAGAACGTCAATAGCGAGACTTGACGGTATAGTGGATATTCAGGCCAATATTGCTAATCATGCCGTAGAAGTTACCTATGAGGGGGCCAATACTGATGTTGAACGCATCCGGCAGGCAGTTGAAAGCGCAGGCTATGATGTGATCAGCGCACAGCTGAGCGGGGAAGCTCAGGCGTCTCAAATCCTCTTAATGGTGCCAGGCATGGGCAGTGATCACTGCGCGGGATTAATTAAGACCTCATTAGAGCGTTTGTCCGGCATTACGCAAATACAAACCAACATTGCTAATCATCAGGTTACAGTCAGTTTTGATCTTAAAACACTGGATGCCGAGACGATCAAGCGCACGGTAGAAAATGCCGGGTATGAGGTTGCCAGTGTCGACAACCGGTTAGTGGGTGATCACAAGACTTCTGATGAAGCGGAAGAACGCTATCTTACACAAGCTTGGCGTCGGCTATGGTTCGCGGCCATCCCTACTACCGTTATCATGCTTTTGATGATACCCCATATGTTCTGGTTTCCGATTCCTGGCTATCTGGCCATTGTCGCTGTGTTGGCGTTCCCGGTGGTATTTCTCAAAGGAGGCAAGGCGACCCATCGTTCCGCCTGGCGCTCACTCAAAAATCGCACGGCAAACATGGATGTGCTGATTTCTCTTGGCAGCATGCCGCCATATCTGATTGGTCTGATCGGATTTATTTACCCGATGACGTCGTTTATTGAAATGGCCTCAACCATTATGACTTTTCATATGTTGGGCCGGTATCTGGAAACCCGTGCGAAAGGAAGGGCATCACAAGCTATTAAACGGCTTATTAAAATGGGGGCAAAAACGGCAATTGTCTTACGCGATGCTCAGGAAATTGAAGTGCCAATTGATCAACTCGCAATTGGCGATGTGATGATTATAAAACCAGGTGCTAAGGTGCCTACGGATGGCGAGGTTATAGAAGGTTATAGTCATCTGGACGAATCTATCGCCACCGGTGAATCTGTTCCGGTAGAAAAAGGCCCCGGTGCGATGGTGCTGGGTGCCACCATGAATAAGGAAGGCCTGTTAAAAGTCAGGGCAACAAAAATTGGTGCCGATACCTTCTTGTCTCAGGTGATTCGGCTGGTGGAACAAGCACAAGGATCCAAGGTGCCGATACAGGAGTTTGCAGACAAAGTCACCTCCACCTTTGTTCCCGCTGTTATTATCATCTCCCTGCTAAGCTTTTTGGGCTGGTTGGTTTTCGCTGATACCTTGCGTCCTGTTCTTGAATGGGGAGCAAACGTTTTACCCTGGGTCGACCCGACCTTAACTCCTTTAATTGCAGCCTTGCTGGCGGCCGTTGCGGTTCTGGTTATTGCCTGCCCTTGTGCTTTGGGGTTGGCCACACCCACGGCAATTATGGTGGGCTCCGGTATGGGAGCAGAGCGGGGGGTGTTGATACGCTCAGGCGAAGCAATACAAACGCTCAAAGACATCAAGGTTGTTGTGTTGGATAAGACCGGCACGATCACCGCGGGTAAACCCTCTCTTACCGATGTCATACCCGCCCCCGGATTCACAAAGGAGGAGCTGTTAGCCGCAACCGCTGCGGTGGAGGGCGGTTCAGAGCATCCCTTGGCACAAGCCATCGTTCAGGGGGCAAAAGACCAGAAACTGGCTATTCCGGAGCTTAAGGATTTTCGCTCTATCACTGCCCGTGGCGTAGAAGGGGTCGTTGACGGGCGTTTAGTGCATGTAGGCAGTCGCCGCCTGCTTGACGAGCAGGGGGTAAGCTTAGGTGAACTGGACGACAGGCTCAAATCCCTCGAGGTACAGGGTAAAACAGCGATGCTGGTTGCCATTGATAAGCAACCAGCGGGAGTTGTCGCTGTCGCCGACACCATTAAAGAAGATTCCAAAGCCGCGATAAAAGCGATGCACGATCTGAATATCCATGTGGTTATGGTAACCGGCGATAATGAACGCACAGCGAAACATGTCGCAGATCTGGTTGGCATTGATGAAGTGTTGGCGAATGTGTTACCCGAAGGAAAAGTGGATGCAGTAAAGAAGCTACAAACGAAGTACGGTGAAAGTGTCGCAATGGTCGGGGATGGTATTAACGATGCGCCGGCATTAAAACAGGCCAACGTGGGCATCGCTATCGGGGCCGGAGCCGATGTGGCCATTGAAGCTGCTGATGTGACCTTGGTGCAGGGACAGCTGACAAAGCTGATTGAGGCGATTCTGTTGTCCCGGGCGACATTCCGCAAAATTGTCCAAAACTTGTTCTGGGCCTGGTTCTATAACCTTGCTGCCATTCCAATTGCTGCGCTGGGGCTGTTGCACCCCATGGTGGGTGTTGTCGCCATGACCATCAGTTCTCTGTCTGTTATCGGTAATTCCATTTTATTGAAACGCGCGAAATTACGGGCTTACTAA
- a CDS encoding MerR family transcriptional regulator, with protein MSEKWEKVVKVIELARYLQITADTVRFYTRIGILKPLRNRSNGYREYNQSDIARMRFALNARQLGFSVDDIQQLLTTADKKASPCPVARRLIVQRLEETEQRFSEMSQLRQRMKQAVEQWQQKPDKAPTGSTICHLIEDFSRQLNQQSMPNQE; from the coding sequence ATGTCAGAAAAGTGGGAAAAGGTTGTGAAGGTAATTGAATTAGCAAGGTATTTACAGATTACCGCTGATACGGTGAGGTTTTATACACGTATCGGGATTCTCAAGCCGTTAAGGAATCGCAGCAACGGATATCGTGAGTACAACCAGAGCGACATCGCTCGTATGCGATTTGCGTTGAATGCGCGGCAACTGGGTTTTTCAGTAGACGATATCCAACAACTGCTCACCACGGCAGATAAAAAAGCGTCACCCTGCCCGGTGGCACGTCGACTTATCGTGCAAAGACTGGAAGAAACTGAGCAGCGCTTCTCTGAAATGTCGCAACTCAGGCAGCGCATGAAACAGGCGGTTGAACAGTGGCAGCAAAAGCCGGACAAGGCACCGACCGGCAGCACAATCTGCCACCTTATTGAAGACTTTTCACGACAATTAAACCAGCAGTCTATGCCAAACCAAGAGTGA
- a CDS encoding efflux RND transporter permease subunit, with the protein MIKSVIRWSVGNRFFVLLATLMLVGIGLFSLKNTPVDAIPDLSDVQVIIKTSYPGQAPQVVEDQVTYPLTTAMLSVPGAVTVRGYSFFGDSYVYVIFDEDTDAYWARSRVLEYLSQVAPTLPASARPQLGPDATGVGWVYLYALVDRSGQHDLSQLRSLQDWFLKYELQTVPGVSEVSAIGGMVKQYQVRVNPEKLRAFGIPLAHIQTAIQRGNQEVGASVVEMAEAEYMVRATGYIQGIEDLATIPLGVEANGTPLLLKDVADIGLGPQMRRGIAELNGEGETVGGIVVMRFGENAQKTIDGVKEKLEKLKTGLPDGVEIVTVYDRSGLISRAVESLWKSLVEELAIVALICAIFLFHIRSSLVAVISLPLGILTAFIVMYWQGINANIMSLGGIAIAIGAMIDGAIVMIENMHKHMERTPLTKENRWQVVAESAVEVGPALFFSLLIITVSFVPVFTLEAQEGRMFSPLAFTKTYAMAASAALAITVVPVLMGYFIRGKVIAERNNPVNRVLIAGYMPLLKTVLRFPKMTVVLAIVVFFIGIWPVNKIGSEFIPDLDEGDLMYMPTTYPGLSVGKARELLQQTDKLIATVPEVKTVFGKIGRADTATDPAPLTMIETFIQLKPKEQWREGMTTDKLKKELDALVKFPGLTNAWVMPIKTRIDMLATGIKTPVGIKVSGQDLKEIQKIGQQLERILKDEPGTASVYSERVAGGRYIKVDIQREQAAKYGLNIADVQQVVASAVGGMNVTQTVEGLERYPVNLRYPQDYRNSPEQLALLPIVTPAGQRIALADVARVYVEDGPPAIKSENARLNGWTFVDIENVDVGTYVEKAMVTVEQQLDLPAGYSITWSGQYEYMQRAKEKLTYVIPLTLAIIIVLLYMNFRNFAEIAIILGTLPLAVIGSIWLMYLLNYNFSVAVAVGFIALAGVTVEIGIIMLTYLNQSYNELLRDCKNKAAAPDKAELLEAIRQGAGFRVRPVMMTTVSTIAGLLPIMLSSGAGSEVVSRIAAPMVGGMISAVVLTLLVLPAVYYLWRQYGLER; encoded by the coding sequence ATGATTAAATCGGTTATCCGCTGGTCTGTCGGTAATCGCTTCTTCGTGTTGTTGGCAACCCTGATGTTGGTCGGCATTGGGCTCTTTTCTCTGAAAAATACCCCTGTAGATGCGATTCCTGATTTGTCGGATGTGCAGGTTATCATTAAGACCAGCTATCCAGGTCAGGCACCTCAGGTAGTGGAAGATCAGGTGACCTACCCACTGACTACCGCGATGCTGTCCGTGCCGGGTGCTGTCACCGTGCGTGGGTACTCTTTCTTTGGTGACTCTTATGTCTATGTGATCTTCGATGAGGACACTGATGCCTACTGGGCGCGTTCGAGGGTGCTTGAATACTTATCGCAGGTGGCGCCGACATTGCCCGCGAGCGCCAGACCGCAATTGGGTCCTGATGCGACAGGGGTCGGCTGGGTGTACCTGTATGCGTTGGTAGATCGCAGCGGTCAGCATGATCTCAGTCAGTTGCGTAGTCTTCAGGACTGGTTTTTAAAATATGAATTGCAAACCGTCCCCGGCGTGTCTGAAGTCTCAGCAATCGGCGGGATGGTAAAGCAATATCAGGTCAGGGTGAACCCGGAAAAGCTGCGCGCATTTGGCATCCCTCTGGCGCATATTCAGACAGCCATACAGCGGGGAAACCAGGAAGTTGGTGCCTCCGTGGTGGAGATGGCCGAAGCAGAATATATGGTGCGGGCGACCGGTTATATTCAGGGGATCGAGGATTTGGCGACGATTCCCCTGGGCGTCGAAGCCAATGGCACCCCCTTGCTACTTAAAGACGTAGCCGATATAGGGCTGGGCCCGCAGATGCGCCGCGGAATTGCTGAACTCAATGGCGAAGGAGAAACAGTTGGCGGCATTGTGGTGATGCGTTTCGGTGAAAATGCACAAAAGACCATTGATGGTGTTAAGGAAAAACTGGAAAAGCTTAAAACTGGTTTGCCTGATGGGGTGGAGATCGTCACCGTTTATGACCGTTCCGGACTGATTTCCCGTGCCGTTGAAAGTCTGTGGAAAAGCCTGGTTGAAGAACTCGCTATCGTGGCACTGATATGCGCTATTTTTCTGTTTCATATCAGGTCGTCGCTGGTGGCGGTCATCAGTTTGCCTCTGGGTATTCTGACGGCTTTTATCGTTATGTATTGGCAGGGGATCAACGCCAACATCATGTCTTTAGGGGGGATAGCCATCGCTATTGGTGCCATGATTGACGGGGCTATTGTGATGATCGAGAACATGCATAAACACATGGAGCGAACCCCCCTGACAAAGGAGAATCGGTGGCAGGTTGTCGCTGAATCTGCGGTGGAGGTCGGTCCGGCCCTGTTTTTTAGTCTGCTGATCATTACGGTGAGTTTTGTGCCGGTATTCACGCTGGAAGCTCAGGAGGGGCGAATGTTTAGTCCACTGGCGTTCACCAAGACCTATGCCATGGCTGCCAGTGCGGCGCTGGCTATCACCGTGGTGCCAGTACTGATGGGTTACTTTATCAGAGGGAAAGTGATTGCTGAACGTAATAACCCGGTAAACAGAGTACTGATTGCCGGCTATATGCCTTTACTAAAGACCGTATTACGTTTTCCTAAGATGACGGTTGTATTGGCTATTGTGGTTTTCTTCATCGGTATATGGCCAGTCAATAAAATTGGCAGTGAGTTTATTCCGGATCTGGATGAAGGTGATCTGATGTATATGCCAACCACTTACCCAGGTTTGTCTGTCGGTAAAGCCAGAGAACTGTTGCAGCAAACTGATAAGTTGATTGCCACGGTCCCAGAGGTGAAAACGGTGTTTGGTAAAATTGGCCGTGCGGATACCGCCACCGATCCTGCACCACTGACAATGATCGAAACCTTTATCCAGCTTAAGCCCAAAGAGCAGTGGCGAGAGGGAATGACCACCGACAAGCTAAAGAAAGAACTGGATGCATTGGTGAAATTTCCCGGCCTGACCAATGCCTGGGTAATGCCAATTAAAACCCGTATCGATATGTTGGCCACCGGCATCAAGACACCCGTAGGTATCAAGGTATCAGGTCAGGATCTGAAGGAAATACAAAAGATTGGGCAGCAGTTAGAGAGAATTCTCAAGGATGAGCCGGGCACAGCCTCAGTCTATTCAGAGAGAGTGGCAGGGGGGCGTTATATCAAGGTTGATATACAGCGGGAGCAGGCAGCAAAATATGGTTTGAATATTGCTGACGTGCAACAGGTGGTGGCTAGCGCCGTCGGCGGCATGAATGTTACCCAAACGGTGGAGGGCTTAGAACGCTATCCGGTGAACCTGCGGTATCCTCAAGACTACCGCAATTCACCTGAACAACTTGCCTTATTGCCTATAGTGACGCCCGCAGGGCAGCGTATCGCGCTGGCGGATGTAGCCCGAGTGTACGTGGAGGATGGGCCACCCGCGATCAAGAGTGAAAATGCTCGACTCAACGGCTGGACTTTTGTGGATATAGAAAATGTTGATGTAGGCACTTACGTGGAAAAAGCAATGGTGACCGTTGAGCAGCAACTCGATTTGCCTGCTGGTTATTCAATAACCTGGTCAGGTCAATACGAATACATGCAGCGGGCTAAGGAAAAGCTGACGTATGTGATACCACTGACATTGGCCATTATTATCGTATTGCTTTATATGAATTTTCGTAACTTTGCGGAAATTGCGATTATTCTGGGTACCTTGCCATTGGCTGTTATCGGGTCCATCTGGTTGATGTACTTGCTAAATTACAACTTCTCAGTGGCAGTGGCAGTTGGCTTTATTGCTCTGGCCGGGGTCACGGTTGAGATAGGCATAATTATGCTGACCTATCTTAATCAATCCTATAATGAGCTGTTGCGGGACTGCAAAAACAAAGCGGCGGCGCCAGACAAAGCCGAGCTTTTAGAAGCCATCAGACAAGGTGCAGGGTTTCGTGTTCGTCCGGTAATGATGACCACGGTGTCAACTATCGCCGGCTTGTTACCGATCATGCTAAGTTCAGGGGCCGGGTCTGAAGTTGTCAGCCGGATTGCGGCACCTATGGTGGGGGGGATGATTAGCGCCGTCGTGCTGACGCTGCTGGTACTGCCTGCAGTTTATTACCTGTGGCGTCAATATGGACTAGAGCGATAA